AGGTCTATAGGGGCCACAGCAACCTTGTCCGTTGCCTCAGTGTCTCCCCGGATGGCCAGTGGCTGGCTTCAGGTGAGCCTGAGGTGGGGGCATTGCCAGCAGGGGGTTGGGGTGCTGCTGGGGGGCGGGAGGGCAGCTGGTGAGGGCCTTGTTCACGTGTTCAGGCTCCGATGACGGCTCGGTGCGGCTCTGGGAGGTGGCCACTGCCCGCTGCATGAGGACTGTGCCTGTGGGGGGCGTGGTGAAGAGCGTCGCCTGGAACCCTCGCCCCGCCGTCTGCTTAGTGGCCGTGGCGGTGTAAGTGGGTGGCCTGGGGAGCACTGGGGGCCACGGGTGCAGAGCTGCACCTGAGGGACCACATGTCTCTCTGGCCTGCAGAGAGGACTCAGTGCTGCTGTTGAACCCGGCCCTGGGGGACCAGCTGGTGGCGGGCAGCACGGACCAGCTGCTGAGCGCCTTTGTCCCCCCCGAGGAGCCCGCGGCGCAGCCCGCCCGCTGGCTGGAGGCCTCGGAGGAGGAGCGCCAGGGGGGCCTGCGGCTGCGCATCTGCCACGGGAAGGTGTGGGGGCTGTCGGGGCGTGTGGGGTTAGGGCGGCCAAGGGCTGGGGAGGGCGCAACTGAGCCAGCCTTGCCTTCTGCAGCCCGTGACCCAGGTGACCTGGCACGGGCGTGGGGACTACATGGCCGTGGTGCTGGCTGCCGCGGAGCACACACAGGTGCTGATCCACCAGCTGAGCCGGCGCCGCAGCCAGAGCCCCTTCCGCCGTAGCCACGGGCGCGTGCAGTGCGTGGCCTTCCACCCCCTGCGACCCTTCCTGCTGGTGGCTTCGCAGCGCACCGTCCGCCTCTACCACCTGCTGCGCCAGGAGCTCACCAAGAAGCTCCGGCCCAACTGCAAGTGGGTGTCCAGCCTGGCCGTGCACCCTGCAGGTGAGGGAGGCGGGGCACGGGGGGGCCATGCACCCTGCAGGTGAGAGCGGGCGGGTGGGCGCGTGGGCAGGGGAGTGTGCACCCGCGGGTCCCCACCAGCCCCTTCGCCCCCAGGAGACAACGTCATCTGTGGCAGCTACGACAGCAAGCTTGTGTGGTTTGACCTGGACCTTTCCTGCGAGCCGTACAGGGTGCTgaggtgagtgggggtgggggtgcaggtggGGGTGCCGGCGGGCCCGCCCCAGCCCTCCCGAGCCCTCACCGGCCCCTGCCCTCCAGGCACCACAAGAAGGCCCTCAGGGCCGTGGCCTTCCACACCCGGTACCCACTGTTCGCGTCTGGCTCCGACGACGGGAGCGTCACCGTGTGCCACGGGATGGTGTACAAGTGAGTGCGAGCCCCACGCGCCCTgccaggctggggggaggggcgcttCCCCGCCTGagtcctctctctgctcctcccccacagcGACCTGCTGCAGAACCCGCTGCTGGTGCCTGTGAAGGTGCTGCGGGGGCATGTGCCGACCCGAGACCTGGGGGTCCTGGACGTGGCCTTCCACCCCACCCAGCCGTGGGTCTTCTCCTCAGGGGCCGATGGCACCATCCGCCTGTTCAGCTAGGCCGTCCGTGGGGCACGTGTGCGCTCAGGACCCTCAATACAAGTGTTCCCCCTCcgactgctgtgtgaccttgattcGGGGTTTACGACCTGCACCCTGCCACCGCTTGTCTTCCTAAACAGGGTGCAGGCGGTCCCCGCTGCCCCTGGAGGACTGGCACTCCCACACCACCTGCTGAGGACCCAATGGCTTTATTGGAAACCGGAGTGGGGAGTACAGCGGCTAgctctcccacccccgccccgcgctGGCCTCCTGTGGCCTCTCCAGAAGGGCAGGCGTTGGACTCGTGTGGTGGGGTGGGCGCCGGCAGGTCCCGACTCTGCGTCGGGCAGGGGGCTCCTTGGGGCGCCCCAGGGCGGTCAGacccaggctgctgctgcttgtcgcGGCGGGAGCCTCAGGCGAACTTCCCCAGGCGGCCCAGAGTCTCGGCAGCCTTCACGCGCACCAGCGGGGCTGGGTCCTTGAGCAGCAGCTGGAGCGCTGGGGGACCCGAGAGGGGGGGGGGACAGCGGGCTGCTGCCAAGGGTTGCCCCTGCAGCCTCCAGAGGACGCCCTGAGCCCAGGGCGGCTGccaacaccccaccccccagcccccgcctggGCCCACCTCTCTCCCGGTGcgcgccccctcccgcccccgcccccgcccgctgGGGCCACCCGCCCACCGCCCTCCTAAGACAGGCCTCTGCCGGAGCGCCTGAGAGCCAACGGAAagatagtttttccttttttagtgttttttaagcTCTTTTGGAACAGTTAAGAAGTTTCCGTGAACTAGTAGAGACGATGAGGTCACCAGTGACAGGGGAAAAATCCTTGAAATCCAGGAAAATCACTTAGTCCCCCCTGGTGCCCACAGGTCAGTGAGGCCCCGCGCAGCCGgacaggttgggggtggggtgggggcggggcttgCCCGGGGCTGACCTGCGGTGAGCGGCTCCAGGTCCACCTGCGGCCGGTGCTCCGCCTCCGCGTGCAGCACCAGGAACCCTGGGCGGTGGGGCGGGGTTAGGGGCGTGGTCGGGGCGGGCCAGGCGGGTGGGCGTGGCCCGCGGGGGCGCGGCTCACCTGTGAGCATCGGGGCGGCGGCCCGGATGTCCTCCCAGCTGCTCTTGAAGTAGAACAGGCTGGTGCTCACCAGGCGGCCCAGCAGGTCTGGGAGGTGGTGCATCTGCAGAGAGGCCATGAGCCGGCCTCCAGCCTGGGCCCCCGCGCCCCCggcgcccccgcgcccccgcgccccgGCCCGGCCCTCACCAGGAGTTTGCAGGCGCAGTTGAGGAACTCCCCGAAGtgcaggccccgcccctcccggaGGTGCTTCTGCAGGGCCACGGCCAGCTCCTCGCACTTGAGGTTGGGGCCGCTCATGCACAGGGCGAACCTGCAGGCCTGCGGGTCGTGCGGGTGAGTCCCCGCGACCGAGAGCCCGGCCAGCCCGGCCCGCCCGGCCCCTGCGGGAGACTCACGCTGCTCACGGCGGCTTGGGGGTCCTGCAGATGCAGCAGCAGAGGCACCAGCCCGCCCACGACCTGCTCCAGGAACACGTCCTTGCAGCCCCCGCCGTGGCAGGCCTTGTTGAGGTGCCCGAAGAGGCGGATGGAGGCAGAACGGAGCTCCATCTTCTCCTGCgagggcggggggggcggggtgtggaCGGGCCGGCGTCAGCCAGTCCCGGGCCTCAGGCCCCTTCCCCATGCCGCCCTCCCTGTCCCTGTGTAATGGCCACATGCCCTGCCCGGGCacctggggaggggtggagaggggctGCCGAGAAAGAACTAGCCCTCGTGGGACAGGGGCAGTGCCGGGGAGGGCACCAGCACGTACTCTAGAGGGTCTGCAGGGGGCACAGGGGTGACACCCATGCTGTGGGGCCCAGGTAGCAGGGTAGAGCCAGGGcctaaggctcagagaggaggTGCCACGGgcgtggggggggcgggggagaatgTGAGGCCTCGGGCCCCTCGCCCGCCCCACCCAGCCTACACTGTCGAAGAAGGGCCGGATGCGGATGGCGACGTGCGGCAGCACGGGGTGCAGGTCCTGGGGCTCCATCAGGTCCAGCAGTCTTGCCAGGCCCACCATGGCCTCCAGGGCCACCAGGTTGTGAGGGTCATCCCTGTCGTCCAGTCCGCCAAGCACAGCCGTCAGGAGCTGGGGGCCATGGGCCTGCACCTGGGGGGGGTGCCCGCATTCAGCAGTGCCCCAGGTCAGGAAGCCCTCGCCCCGCAGACCCATCCCCATGGTGGTGCCCGCTGGCCCCCTGCCCCCGTGCCCAACCGCAGCACCCACATAGTGTTCCTGACCTTGTCCGGGGAGCCAGAGGCGATGTTGGCCAGGCCTCGGAGCACCAGCCGCCGCACGCTGGCGCACGGGTCTTTCTGCCGGGCCGCCAGGTTGTCCAGCAGCGACTCCAGGAGCATTAGGTCATTCACCACGTTGCTGTTCAGCAGCTGGAAGCAGAGGTGCCGTGACCGCCCCGCCCACTGCACTGACCCCCGGGGCCTtgtccccaccccagacctggtCCAGACTTGCTGGGAGCAGTGCATGTGGCCAAGGCCTCTGGTCTCTGACTCTTGACCCAGCTCACTCAGGGCCCGTCTTTGGCACGGTCACAGCCACAAAAGGGCTGCAGAGGGAGGGATGCATTGGGCCGGGGAGAGGGCCCCGCCCCCGCAGAGGGCCCAGCGAGGACCCCACAGCCAAGGCCTCTCTTCATGGGCGCACAGTGGGACCGCCTCCCACGGGTGGGGCAGAGCATCCCCCGCCCTCAGGCCCCATGGCCATCTGGAGCAGGTGACCCCTACCTCGGCCAGAAACCCTGTGGAGGTGACCCGCTGGATCTCGTACGTGCTGCCCTGTGTGCCCACGAGCGCCGCCATCACCAGGGGCAGCCGGGGACCCGCAAACTTGGCCATGGCGCTAGGGAGGGAGGCCAGCCACACACTGTGAGTTTTGGGGCCTCAGGCTGCCCTGCCCCAACTGCCACGTCCAGGgctgcccctgcctcccctcctgggccctcgccccctgcccccagctgtcAGCACAGCTGCCTTGGTGGCCTCCCCACTTGCACACACCCAGAGGAGGTCCCCAGCCCAGCTGTGCAGCAGGGCAGAGGGCCCTGGTCCTCATGTGTGGGGGTCCCAGGGCCCCAGACAGCCCAAGCCGAACCTGGCCAGCCGGGCGACCCCCTCCTCGTGCCCCGCTGAGGTCCTGAGCAGCTGCCAGCCTCCCTCCAGCTCCATGCACTGCACCACGTCCTCGCTGCCGCCCCGGAGCAGCATGGCCTGCAGGGCCTCCACGGCAGAGCTGCAGGGACATGTGCGGATGGGTCTGCGGGTGCCAGAGGGCCCCCCACATACACAGGCTCAGCCTCCTGGGTCGGGGGGATGTCTCCGGGCTGCCTGGCCTGTACCCGGCCAGCAGCACCCTCTGGGGGGCCCCTCAGTTCCCCCCATCTCGAGCTGGGCACCAGGAGGTAGCTCTGGACCCTCTGACCACCACCCTATGACGGGCAGGTGGGGAGTCGCTGCTGGCAGTGGCCCAAGGCCTCGCGGCACTGTTCGTGTCACAACCTACAGAGCTTTTCAGTTTCCTTGATGACCTCCATTTaattaagaaacagaagaaagcatAGAAAGTTATCGAAAGTAGCATAGAAAGCATATAGCGGGTCAGGGTCTGACTTGCGAGGGGTCTTCAGATGAGCGGCCAGAGGAGCAGGGTCCAGGCCCCCAAGAACGAGCCCCCGTGCTCACAGGCGCACAGCCACACCCTCCCCGGGAGACCCCAGAACCCAGGTTAGGGATGGCAGGTGAGGAGGGCAACCCTGCCCACAGGCCAGGACGGGCCGGCGGCCCAGCCGGGGGGATGGCAGGCACAGCTGTGCCCACCGCCTTCACCCAGCCCTGCGGGCACCGGCCTCTCCAGTCTCCCTTGCAGGAGCGGCCGGAGCCCCCAGGGCGCATTTGGGATTTAGCAACTGCCTTTTGCCCAGCTGACTGGGAAGCACTGGGGGCCGGCAGCAGGCAGGCGACAGGGGAGGGAGCCCGCGGGCCTGGGTCTCAGCAGAGCCCCGCGGCAATGCCTGCAGCCCCGAGCGTGCTCACCGGGGCTGGGGGGTGCCGCACAGGCGGCGCCGGGACCACAGCACCTCCCGCCCTCCCCAGGGCTGACCTCTCCCCGGCAAGTGGCCACCTCGCCCCTAAGGCAGAGCACGTGACGCTGGTGTCCGGCCGCAGGTTCCCGCCAGGCCTCCACGAGCGGCAGGGGCTCTGTGACCAGACGGCTTGTTCAGGGCCAGTTCCAGTTCCGACGGGCCGTGACCAAGCCCAAGTGCCCGGACGCAGGTTTGCCTGAGAAGTGTGCTAGCTGCTCGGATGAGGCGCCACCACGGCCTGTCCACCCTGCTGCCGAGGGTTCTTACAGATGGGGTCCTTCCTGGGGTCAGACTTCCGAGGCCTGGCCCTGCACCCCTCAGCTCAGGGGTGGCAGCTGGGGAGCCTGATGGGAGCTTGTAGCCCTGCAGCTCCCAGGCCATGGAGCGGGGTCGGTGCGCCAGGCCCAAGGCGCCAAGTCCATTCACATTTTCCGCTTGGTCTGCGCAGAACCAGAAGGCTCTGCTGAACGGTCTCTGGCAAAAGGTGTGAGTGGCTCCTGTGTGGGGCAGCCCGGGGGCCGAGAGGAGGGGACAAGCAAATGCTGCCCGCTGCACCCCCGGGGGCCACTTGACCCCGCAGGCCTGCAGTGGGTAGGGAGGTAGCCTGAGCTCACTGTTCCTCGGGCTTCGTGTGTCGCCCTGTGGCCTGGAGCAGTCACCTGGAGCCCTGAGGTGCCTCCCCAGAGGGCGCAGGAATGAGACCAGGTCAGGCAGGCAGGTGTCCCGGCACCAGCTCTGGTAACTGCTGCCGGCAGGCCGCTCCAGCCGctggcctcctgccccaggaccccGGGCCCACTTGGTAGAGACCACAAGGTTCCCACAGCCCAGTGACAGCTGCAGGGGAGGAGCCCTCTC
Above is a genomic segment from Mustela lutreola isolate mMusLut2 chromosome 3, mMusLut2.pri, whole genome shotgun sequence containing:
- the BOP1 gene encoding ribosome biogenesis protein BOP1 isoform X3, which gives rise to MLTSWVSLQSRRARWTLGKRPRWDIRNTVGNVPLAWYDDFPHVGYDLDGRRIYKPLRTRDELDQFLDKMDDPDYWRTVRDRMTGHDVRLTDEQVALVQRLQSGQFGDRSCDPYEPAVDFFSGDLMLHPVTNRPADKRSFIPSLVEKEKVSRMVHAIKMGWIQPRRPRDHTPSFYDLWAQEDPDAVLGRHKMHVPAPKLALPGHAESYNPPPEYLPSEEERLVWEQQEPGERKLNFLPRKFPSLRAVPAYGRFIQERFERCLDLYLCPRQRKMRVNVDPEDLIPKLPRPRDLQPFPTCQALVYRGHSNLVRCLSVSPDGQWLASGSDDGSVRLWEVATARCMRTVPVGGVVKSVAWNPRPAVCLVAVAVEDSVLLLNPALGDQLVAGSTDQLLSAFVPPEEPAAQPARWLEASEEERQGGLRLRICHGKPVTQVTWHGRGDYMAVVLAAAEHTQVLIHQLSRRRSQSPFRRSHGRVQCVAFHPLRPFLLVASQRTVRLYHLLRQELTKKLRPNCKWVSSLAVHPAGDNVICGSYDSKLVWFDLDLSCEPYRVLRHHKKALRAVAFHTRYPLFASGSDDGSVTVCHGMVYNDLLQNPLLVPVKVLRGHVPTRDLGVLDVAFHPTQPWVFSSGADGTIRLFS